The uncultured Flavobacterium sp. genome contains a region encoding:
- a CDS encoding glycogen synthase, producing the protein MEIFHISAECYPMAKVGGLADVVGALPKYQTNTGHEVRVVVPCYDTKFRHENDFECVHWGSVKLGNFNFPFSVLKETTDKLGYELYLIEIDELFNRPNIYGYEDDIERFLSFQIATLDWILARNSVPDIINCHDHHTGVIPFMTKYAYKYERLSAVKTVITIHNGLYQGWFGFDQLQYLPEFDLIHVGFLEWNNSLNSLAVGIKCADAVTTVSPSYLNEINISANGLEGLFNSVRYKSRGILNGIDIEVWDPWKDEMIAQNYSIETFETGKQENKEKLCEQFELDPTKPLFSFIGRLFEEKGGDLLPQASALALSENFENINILILGSGNSIIEEQLVQLRNDHTGNYNVFIGYNEGLAHLIYAGSDYILMPSRVEPCGLNQMYAMRYGTVPIVRRTGGLSDTVVDFGDKGNGICHDQASVGDICYSINRAVKLYDDKINFNKIVKKGMATDHSWERVCQEYIEIYNLIIEKNEI; encoded by the coding sequence ATGGAAATATTTCATATCAGTGCAGAATGTTACCCAATGGCAAAAGTTGGCGGTTTGGCAGATGTAGTTGGCGCTTTACCTAAATATCAAACAAACACAGGCCATGAGGTTAGGGTTGTAGTTCCTTGTTATGATACAAAATTTAGACATGAAAACGATTTTGAATGTGTTCATTGGGGAAGTGTTAAGTTGGGAAATTTTAATTTTCCATTCAGTGTTTTAAAAGAAACTACAGATAAGCTTGGTTATGAATTGTATTTAATAGAAATCGATGAATTATTCAATCGCCCCAATATATACGGATATGAAGATGATATTGAGCGGTTTTTATCTTTTCAAATTGCAACTTTAGATTGGATTTTAGCGCGTAATTCAGTGCCGGATATTATTAATTGTCATGATCATCATACGGGAGTAATTCCGTTTATGACTAAATATGCCTATAAATATGAAAGGTTGAGTGCTGTAAAAACGGTTATTACGATTCATAATGGTTTGTATCAAGGTTGGTTTGGTTTTGACCAGCTTCAATATTTACCTGAATTTGATTTGATTCATGTTGGATTTTTAGAATGGAATAATTCTCTAAATTCTTTGGCAGTTGGAATTAAATGCGCTGATGCTGTTACAACTGTTTCTCCTAGTTATTTAAACGAAATAAATATCTCTGCAAATGGATTAGAAGGATTATTTAATTCTGTGCGATATAAATCAAGAGGAATTTTGAACGGTATTGATATTGAGGTTTGGGATCCTTGGAAAGATGAAATGATTGCCCAGAATTATTCTATTGAAACTTTTGAAACGGGAAAACAAGAGAATAAAGAAAAGTTATGTGAGCAATTTGAATTAGATCCAACAAAACCTTTATTTAGTTTTATTGGTCGTTTGTTTGAAGAAAAGGGCGGAGATTTATTGCCTCAGGCTTCGGCGCTTGCATTGTCTGAAAATTTCGAAAACATCAATATTTTGATTTTAGGATCTGGAAATTCCATTATAGAAGAGCAACTAGTGCAATTACGAAATGATCATACAGGCAATTACAATGTTTTTATTGGTTATAATGAAGGATTAGCCCATTTGATTTATGCTGGGTCAGATTATATTTTAATGCCGTCAAGAGTAGAACCTTGCGGATTAAATCAAATGTATGCTATGCGTTACGGAACGGTTCCGATTGTGAGAAGAACAGGTGGTTTGAGTGATACCGTTGTTGATTTTGGTGATAAAGGAAATGGTATATGCCATGATCAGGCTTCGGTTGGTGATATTTGTTACTCTATTAATCGTGCGGTCAAGTTGTATGACGATAAAATAAATTTCAATAAAATAGTAAAAAAGGGAATGGCAACAGATCATTCCTGGGAAAGAGTTTGTCAAGAATATATCGAGATATACAACCTAATAATTGAGAAAAATGAAATTTAA
- a CDS encoding glucose-1-phosphate adenylyltransferase yields MKFKKKNVVAIILGGGQGSRLFPLTETRSKPAVPIGGKYRLVDIPISNCINSDIFKIFVLTQFNSASLNAHIKNTFNFSIFSQSFVDILAAEQTPDNPTWFQGTADAVRQCMSHFLKHEFDHALILSGDQLYQMDFNEMLEAHIAADAEISIATLPVNAKDAPEFGILKTNHESCIEAFIEKPDASLLPEWESEVSEQMQEKGKKYLASMGIYIFNRQLLEDLMANPETKDFGKEIIPQAVGKHKILSYQYEGYWTDIGNIESFFEANIGLTADIPEFNLFDNDNKIFTRPRLLPPSKFRNSIINQSLISEGCIINAKEIKNSVIGIRSRIGEGTVLESCYVMGNDFYQDLDELNHEASINKIHVGIGENCFIQNTLVDKNVRIGNNVHISGGKHLDNFTNELYSIKDGIVVVKKGAILADNFRIE; encoded by the coding sequence ATGAAATTTAAAAAGAAAAATGTAGTTGCTATTATTTTAGGAGGAGGACAAGGATCACGTTTGTTTCCGTTAACAGAAACAAGATCAAAACCTGCAGTACCGATTGGTGGAAAATACCGATTGGTTGATATTCCTATTTCGAATTGTATCAATTCTGATATTTTTAAAATATTTGTTTTGACGCAGTTTAACTCGGCATCTTTGAATGCTCATATCAAAAACACCTTTAATTTTAGTATTTTCAGTCAATCATTTGTTGATATTTTAGCAGCAGAACAAACTCCGGATAATCCAACATGGTTTCAGGGAACTGCAGATGCCGTTCGACAATGTATGTCACATTTTTTGAAACACGAATTCGATCATGCTTTAATTTTATCCGGAGATCAGTTGTATCAGATGGATTTTAATGAAATGCTGGAAGCTCATATCGCCGCAGATGCTGAAATTTCGATCGCTACTCTACCGGTAAATGCTAAAGATGCTCCTGAATTTGGGATTCTGAAAACGAATCATGAAAGTTGTATTGAAGCATTTATTGAGAAACCCGATGCTTCACTTTTGCCAGAATGGGAATCTGAAGTAAGCGAACAAATGCAGGAAAAAGGTAAAAAATATTTAGCCTCAATGGGAATTTATATTTTTAACCGTCAATTATTAGAAGATTTAATGGCAAATCCGGAAACGAAGGATTTTGGAAAAGAAATCATTCCGCAAGCTGTTGGAAAACATAAAATTTTGAGTTATCAATACGAGGGATATTGGACAGATATTGGAAATATTGAATCTTTCTTTGAGGCAAATATTGGTTTAACAGCTGATATTCCGGAATTTAATTTGTTTGATAATGACAATAAAATTTTTACAAGACCAAGGTTATTGCCTCCTTCAAAATTTAGAAATTCAATTATCAATCAATCGTTAATTTCTGAAGGTTGCATTATTAACGCAAAAGAAATTAAAAACTCTGTAATTGGTATTCGTTCCAGAATAGGAGAAGGTACTGTTCTTGAAAGTTGCTATGTGATGGGGAACGATTTTTATCAGGATCTGGATGAATTGAATCATGAAGCAAGTATTAATAAAATTCATGTGGGAATAGGCGAAAACTGCTTTATACAAAATACTTTGGTTGATAAAAATGTACGCATAGGGAACAATGTTCATATAAGCGGAGGTAAACATTTGGATAATTTTACGAACGAATTGTACAGTATCAAAGACGGAATTGTTGTAGTTAAAAAAGGAGCTATTCTCGCTGATAATTTCAGAATAGAGTAA
- the glgB gene encoding 1,4-alpha-glucan branching protein GlgB gives MNKVITHSLFTDFDIDLFKAGKHFKLYEKLGAHLVEVNGVKGVYFAVWAPTAQSVSVVGDFNYWTQGEHLLQVRWDSSGIWEGFIPELTKGSLYKYKIQSNINGIVTEKADPFALYCEKPPHTASVVWDLDYNWKDENWMQSRQANNALDKPYSVYEVHLGSWKRAENNRFLTYLELADDLVKYVKETGFTHVEFMPIMEYPYDPSWGYQLTGYFAPTSRFGKPQDFMVLVDKLHQAGIGVILDWVPSHFPDDAHGLGFFDGSHLYEHPDRRKGYHPDWKSLVFNYGRNEVRAFLISNAVFWLQHYHADGLRVDAVASMLYLDYSRNDGEWEPNIYGGRENLEAVSFLKEFNEVIYANFDGVQTIAEESTSFPMVSRPTFTGGLGFGMKWMMGWMHDTLKYFEKETVYRKYHQNDLTFSMTYAFTENFMLPFSHDEVVYGKKSIANKMPGDEWQKFANLRLLYGYMFTHPGTKLLFMGSEFGQSDEWNFEKSLDWHLLQYDYHSGIKQVITDLNQLYKSRPALYEKQFTGEGFEWINYSDHQNAVLSYIRKGNNANENLVVVCNFTQVVRDNYRIGVSQKGKLEEIFNSDATIYGGSGVENPKSVKIEATPYDGRDFSVELTLPPLSVTVYSFT, from the coding sequence ATGAATAAAGTTATCACGCATTCTCTATTTACTGATTTTGATATTGATTTATTCAAAGCCGGAAAACACTTCAAATTATACGAAAAATTAGGAGCGCATTTAGTTGAAGTTAACGGTGTAAAAGGCGTTTATTTTGCGGTTTGGGCTCCAACGGCTCAATCTGTTTCGGTAGTTGGTGATTTTAATTATTGGACACAAGGCGAGCATTTATTGCAAGTACGCTGGGATTCTTCAGGTATATGGGAAGGATTTATTCCGGAGCTTACAAAAGGATCACTTTACAAATATAAAATTCAATCGAACATAAACGGAATCGTAACCGAAAAGGCTGATCCGTTTGCTTTGTATTGTGAAAAACCGCCTCACACAGCTTCTGTTGTCTGGGATTTGGATTATAACTGGAAAGACGAAAATTGGATGCAATCCCGTCAGGCGAATAATGCTCTCGATAAGCCATATTCGGTTTATGAAGTGCATTTAGGATCCTGGAAACGTGCCGAAAATAATCGCTTTTTGACTTATTTAGAACTGGCAGACGATTTAGTAAAATATGTAAAAGAAACAGGTTTTACTCACGTAGAATTCATGCCAATTATGGAATATCCTTATGATCCTTCATGGGGTTATCAGTTAACTGGATATTTTGCGCCAACATCCCGTTTTGGGAAACCGCAGGATTTTATGGTTTTGGTCGATAAGTTGCATCAGGCTGGTATTGGTGTAATTTTAGATTGGGTTCCATCGCATTTTCCTGATGATGCACATGGTTTAGGATTCTTCGACGGATCTCATTTGTATGAGCATCCTGATCGTCGTAAAGGTTATCATCCGGACTGGAAAAGTTTGGTTTTTAATTATGGACGAAATGAAGTTCGGGCTTTCTTGATTAGTAATGCTGTTTTCTGGCTCCAACATTATCATGCCGATGGATTGAGAGTTGATGCTGTTGCTTCGATGTTATATCTTGATTATTCTAGAAATGATGGCGAATGGGAACCTAATATTTATGGCGGAAGGGAAAATCTTGAGGCCGTAAGTTTTCTTAAAGAATTTAATGAAGTAATCTATGCTAATTTTGATGGAGTTCAAACCATTGCTGAAGAAAGCACTTCTTTCCCGATGGTTTCAAGACCAACGTTTACAGGCGGTCTAGGTTTTGGAATGAAGTGGATGATGGGCTGGATGCACGATACTTTAAAATACTTTGAGAAGGAAACAGTTTATAGAAAATATCATCAGAATGATTTGACATTTTCAATGACGTATGCTTTTACGGAGAATTTTATGCTTCCGTTTTCACATGACGAAGTTGTTTATGGTAAAAAATCTATTGCTAATAAAATGCCGGGAGACGAATGGCAGAAATTTGCCAATTTAAGATTGCTCTATGGTTATATGTTCACGCATCCGGGAACTAAACTATTGTTTATGGGATCTGAATTTGGGCAAAGTGATGAATGGAATTTTGAGAAAAGTTTAGATTGGCATTTACTACAATATGATTATCATTCCGGCATAAAACAAGTAATTACAGATTTGAATCAATTGTATAAATCTCGTCCTGCATTGTATGAAAAACAATTTACAGGAGAAGGTTTTGAATGGATTAATTACTCAGATCATCAAAATGCGGTTTTATCTTATATCCGAAAAGGAAATAATGCCAATGAAAATTTGGTTGTAGTTTGTAATTTCACGCAAGTGGTAAGAGATAATTATCGAATTGGAGTTTCGCAAAAAGGCAAGCTTGAGGAAATTTTTAATAGTGATGCAACAATTTACGGAGGAAGTGGTGTTGAAAACCCCAAGTCAGTAAAAATAGAAGCTACACCTTATGATGGCAGGGATTTTTCTGTCGAATTAACTTTACCGCCTTTAAGCGTTACCGTTTATTCGTTTACATAA
- a CDS encoding glycoside hydrolase family 31 protein, translating into MITNTSLEYKGDLYPSKIASFVHEGDSIFFHTDNKVILKVTILRDSLIRFRFTTKGYFSNDFSYAIDKTQLHGYNFLELTEEETYFQIKTSKVKCKIQKADLRLSIYDLNDLLILEDELGFHWEESYEYGGNIVKMSKSSKDGECFYGLGDKATQMNLKGKRLENFATDQYAYQKEQDPLYKVVPFYIGLHNKQSYGIFFDNTFRTFFDFCQERRNVTSFWAEGGEMNYYFIYGPQMQDVVTNYTDLTGKPELPPLWVLGYHQCKWSYYPESKVKEITSKFRELKIPCDAIYLDIDYMEGFRCFTWNKEYFPDPKRMVAELAEDGFKTVVIIDPGIKIDKDYWVYKEGLEKDYFCKRADGPYMKGKVWPGECNFPDYTNPVVREWWAGLFKELVSEIGVKGVWNDMNEPAVMEVPNKTFPMDVRHIYDGNPCSHRKAHNIYGTQMARATYHGVKRFAYPKRPFVITRSAYSGAQRYTSSWTGDNVATWEHLWIANIQVQRMCISGMGFTGSDIGGFAEQPTGELYARWIQLGVFHPFCRTHSSGDHGNQEPWAFDEEVINITRKFVSLRYQLLPYLYTMFWQYIEEGIPMLKPLVYYDQDDTQTHYRNDEFIFGNQILVCPILEPNAVGRRMYIPRGEWYNYWTNEFSCGGREVWIDTKFDEIPVFIKAGAIIPKYPVQQYVGELEFDELVLDLYFKNGKEKSVVYEDAQDGYDYKKGRYSFLSFTAVGKEKELIVQLHKEGKYDTPYSKYKINLIGLPFKVVEIEIDNEIVAFDKIAFDENHFLIVDKEFTELHITGE; encoded by the coding sequence ATGATTACAAATACATCATTAGAATATAAAGGCGATTTATATCCATCAAAAATTGCCTCATTTGTGCATGAAGGCGATTCTATTTTTTTTCACACTGACAATAAAGTAATCTTAAAAGTCACTATTCTTAGAGACAGTTTAATCCGGTTTCGTTTTACTACAAAAGGGTATTTTAGTAATGACTTTTCGTATGCGATTGATAAAACTCAGCTTCACGGTTATAATTTTCTGGAACTTACTGAAGAAGAAACCTATTTTCAGATTAAAACCAGTAAGGTCAAATGCAAAATTCAAAAAGCAGATCTTCGTTTGTCTATTTATGATTTGAATGATCTTTTGATTTTAGAAGATGAACTTGGCTTTCATTGGGAAGAAAGTTATGAATACGGTGGAAATATCGTAAAAATGAGTAAATCATCAAAAGACGGGGAATGTTTTTACGGTCTTGGTGATAAAGCCACACAGATGAATTTAAAAGGCAAAAGATTAGAAAATTTTGCTACAGATCAATATGCCTATCAAAAAGAACAAGATCCGTTATATAAAGTAGTTCCGTTTTATATTGGGTTGCACAACAAGCAATCTTACGGAATTTTCTTTGATAATACTTTCAGGACTTTCTTTGATTTTTGTCAGGAAAGAAGAAACGTTACCAGCTTTTGGGCTGAGGGCGGCGAAATGAATTATTATTTTATTTACGGCCCACAAATGCAGGATGTGGTTACCAATTATACAGATTTGACTGGTAAACCGGAATTACCGCCACTTTGGGTTCTGGGTTATCATCAATGTAAATGGAGTTATTATCCTGAGAGTAAAGTAAAAGAGATTACTTCAAAATTCAGAGAATTGAAAATTCCTTGCGATGCCATATATCTGGATATTGATTATATGGAAGGATTTCGATGTTTTACCTGGAATAAAGAATATTTTCCCGATCCAAAACGAATGGTTGCAGAATTAGCCGAAGACGGTTTTAAAACGGTTGTAATCATCGATCCGGGAATTAAAATCGATAAAGATTACTGGGTTTATAAAGAAGGTTTAGAGAAAGATTATTTCTGCAAAAGAGCTGATGGGCCTTATATGAAAGGAAAAGTTTGGCCAGGTGAATGTAATTTTCCAGATTATACAAATCCTGTAGTTAGAGAATGGTGGGCTGGATTATTTAAAGAATTAGTTTCAGAGATTGGTGTAAAAGGGGTTTGGAATGATATGAATGAACCTGCAGTTATGGAGGTTCCCAATAAAACCTTCCCGATGGATGTTCGTCACATTTACGATGGAAATCCTTGCAGTCACAGGAAAGCGCATAATATCTACGGAACACAAATGGCAAGGGCGACTTATCATGGCGTAAAACGATTTGCATATCCTAAACGTCCATTTGTAATAACAAGATCTGCTTATTCAGGAGCGCAGCGCTATACATCATCATGGACAGGAGATAACGTTGCAACTTGGGAACATTTATGGATTGCCAATATTCAGGTACAAAGAATGTGTATTTCAGGAATGGGTTTTACAGGTTCTGATATTGGAGGTTTTGCTGAACAACCAACAGGAGAATTATACGCACGTTGGATTCAATTGGGAGTTTTTCATCCGTTTTGCAGAACGCATTCTTCAGGAGATCATGGCAATCAGGAACCTTGGGCTTTTGATGAAGAAGTTATCAATATCACACGCAAATTTGTGAGTTTGCGTTACCAGTTATTACCTTATTTATATACCATGTTCTGGCAATATATTGAAGAAGGAATCCCAATGTTAAAACCATTAGTTTATTACGATCAGGATGATACACAAACGCATTATCGAAACGATGAATTCATCTTTGGAAACCAGATTTTAGTATGTCCAATTCTTGAACCTAATGCTGTAGGTAGACGTATGTATATACCAAGAGGTGAGTGGTATAACTATTGGACAAATGAATTTTCTTGCGGAGGAAGAGAAGTCTGGATTGATACCAAATTTGATGAAATTCCGGTTTTTATAAAAGCCGGAGCTATAATTCCAAAATATCCCGTACAGCAATATGTAGGCGAGCTTGAGTTTGATGAGTTAGTGCTTGATTTGTACTTTAAAAACGGAAAAGAGAAATCAGTAGTTTATGAAGATGCTCAGGATGGTTACGATTATAAAAAAGGACGTTATAGCTTTTTATCTTTTACAGCAGTAGGAAAAGAGAAGGAATTAATTGTACAATTGCATAAAGAAGGAAAATACGATACACCTTATAGCAAGTACAAAATCAATTTAATTGGATTGCCATTTAAAGTTGTGGAAATTGAAATTGATAATGAAATAGTAGCTTTTGATAAAATTGCGTTTGACGAAAATCATTTCTTAATTGTTGATAAAGAGTTTACTGAATTGCATATAACTGGAGAATGA